A segment of the Sphingobacterium oryzagri genome:
CAGCGTCAGCACCATCAAGAACGGAGTTTGCTACGTCATTAACCTCCGCACGTGTAGGGCGAGGTGTCGTGATCATGCTTTCCAACATTTGAGTAGCGATGATCACTGGTTTTGACAAATCACGACATTTCTGTACGATCATTTTTTGCAAACCTGGAACTTCTTCCATCGGCATTTCGACGCCCAAGTCGCCACGAGCCACCATCACAGCGTCAGTAGCTTCGATAATTGCATCAATGTTGTCGATCGCTTCTGGTTTTTCCACCTTAGCAATAACCAACGCATGACTACCTTTTTCTTTGATGATTTCCTTACACTGGTAGATATCTTCTGCCGAACGAACGAATGACATCGCAATCCAGTCAGCGCCGTTGTCCAAAGCGAAGTTTAAGTTATCTAAATCTTCCTCTGTTAGCGAAGGGATCGATACTTTCGTGTTAGGCAGGTTTACACCTTTACGCGAAGTAAGTACACCACCGTGCACAACCTCACACTTAACGGTGTCTTTATAGTTGGTGTTTAATACGCGTAATTGTAATTTTCCGTCGTCTAAAAGAATGATTTCGCCTTCTTTTACGTCGTTAGGGAAGTTTTCGTAAGTGATGTAGATACGATTTTCATCGCCGATCAACTCTTCTGTCGTAATTTCCACTTCAGAACCGTTGATCAACACGGCACCACCTTCTTTCATTTTGCCAATGCGGATCTTTGGACCTTGCAAATCTGCCAAGATACCGACATTGAAAGGGTGTTCATTATTGATTTCCTGGATAGTCTTAATTACTTTTAAATGGTCTTCCTGGCTTCCGTGAGAGAAGTTCAGACGGCAAACATCCACACCTTTGGCAATCAGATTGGTCAAAATAGTCTTGTCCGACGATGCTGGACCAAGTGTGGCAACGATTTTAGTCCTTTTTTGAATCTTATTCATTTACAGTATTTTATTTATGTATGTTCGTTTTCGTTCGTTTACTTAAAAACTTGCTTTTGCAAAAATAGCATTCTGTTTTTAAGTTAGGTTTACTAAAGTGTAAAATTTACACTTTGGATGAGATAAAACACTAAAATATAAGATTTTCTTTGGATTTCAATGAAGTCGGGTCTAATTCTTTTGTTAACATCACTTCATTGATGCTCTTTAGGTCCTCCAACAGCGCGCGCAAATCTTCTGGATCGATATAGTGCTTTATAATCAGGAAGTAGTCAAAATTGGGCAGCTCGGGCACGAGTGATGTCCCTTCAATACTTCGGTTGTTAATCAGGTAATACTCAAATTCAAAGTTGGGGTCGCAGTAACGATAGATGGTGAAGTAATGTTTGGTGACACCTTTACGCTTGATTTTTTCGAAAACGATGTGGTAATCCATTTCATCCTTCTCCCGCTCTTTGACATATCCCTTATGATCGATATAATCTTCTTTTCCGCGTACGAAAGCCAGGCCGGTATGCTTGTATATAAAGTGGCATAATCGATAATCTTTGAGCGAGGAGCTGACACCCACCAACACAAAATCGAGCTCCAGGTCGAAGTCAAGATCGAGGGTCAGATGTTTTTTGGTAATGCTCACACTTTTTAAATTAAGTTCGAAATTAAAAAAAATAGGTAAAGTTTGGACGTTTTTATGCGTAAAATGTCCGCTGTCAGAAAGTTCTTGCCAGATAAAAAAAAAATTATTAATATTGAATATATGCCTGATAGCGGCACTTTTCAAAACATTGCTGGAATAAAAACGTTCTTATTTCAAATCTTCAATCCAAAAAGGTTTGATAATTGGGGAAATTTATTTTTCTTTGCACAGATTTATTAAACAATTAAACTATAAAATCATGTCAGATATCGCATCAAGAGTAAAAGCAATTATCGTTGAGAAGTTAGGTGTAGACGAAAACGAAGTAACACCAGAAGCTTCATTCACGAATGATTTAGGTGCAGACTCACTTGATACAGTTGAGTTGATCATGGAATTCGAAAAAGAATTTAACGTAGCTATTCCTGACGACCAAGCTGAAAACATCAGTACTGTAGGTCAAGCTATCTCTTATTTAGAAAAGAACGTTAATAACTAATTTATTAGGCCAAACATATTTAATGGAGCTTAAAAGAGTAGTTGTAACAGGGTTAGGCGCTCTTACACCACTAGGCAATACCGTTTCAGCATACTGGGACGGATTGATTAATGGTGTAAGCGGTGCTGCTCCTATTACGCATTTCGATGCATCAAAATTTAAAACCCAATTCGCTTGTGAAGTGAAGGGATTTGATCCACATGATTTTATGGATCGTAAGGAGGCTCGCAAAGTCGATCCTTTCGTTCAGTATGCCATCGCGTCGACAGATGAAGCGGTAAAGGATGCTGAATTAGAATTTGAAAAGCTTGATACGAACAGAATCGGTGTTATCTGGGGCTCGGGAATCGGTGGCTTAAAGACTTTTTTGGACGAGGTAGCTAATTATGCCAAAGGAGATGGAACGCCAAGGTTTAATCCGTTCTTTATTCCGAAGATGTTGGTAGACATTGCTCCAGGTCATATCTCGATGCGTCATGGTTTAAGAGGTCCCAATTTTTCGGCCGTATCGGCGTGTGCTTCTTCAACCAACGCGATGATTGACGCATTTAACTATATCCGTATGGGTATGGCTGATGTGATTATCACGGGCGGATCGGAAGCAACGATAAATGAAGCGGGTATTGGTGGCTTCAACGCTATGCATGCCTTATCAACCCGTAACGACGATCCGACGACAGCTTCACGCCCTTTTGATAAAGATCGTGACGGTTTTGTTTCCGGAGAGGGTTCTGGCGCGATTATTCTGGAAAGCCTGGAACATGCGTTGGCGCGTGGCGCAAAAATTTATGCAGAAGTAGCTGGTGGCGGTATGAGTGCAGATGCTTATCACATCACGGCGTCGCACCCGGAAGGTTTGGGCGCGAAATTAGCGATGACAAAAGCAATTGCTGATGCCAACTTTACTTATGCCGATATTGATTACATCAACGTGCATGGTACGTCCACGCCGGTAGGCGATATTAGCGAAACTAAAGCGATCATTGATCTTTTTGGCGAGCAGGCATACAAATTGAACATCAGCTCGACAAAATCGATGACTGGGCATTTGTTAGGTGCCGCCGGAGCGATCGAGTCTATCGCATCAATTCTTTCTGTGAAGAATGATATCGTTCCGCCGACTATTAATCACTTTACCGACGACCCTCAAATCGATAATAACCTTAACTTTACATTCAATACGGCGCAAAAACGTACCGTGAATGCAGCGTTAAGTAATACGTTTGGTTTCGGTGGACATAATGCATCAATCATTGTGAAAAAGTATCACGCTTAATGCATTATATTAAGCAGATCATTTAGATACAATGTAATAGGTAGTTTCGATGAGAAACTGCCTATTCCTTATTTATACTGTGCAATGCCTTTGTCAAGGATTTATTACTTATATTTTTCACCCCATAAAGCTTACATCCGTAAACTGAAGAATGTTCTTGGCTTCGTGCCAGGGAATGTAAAGCTCTATAAGATGGCTTTTCGCCACAAATCGGTGGCTACAAACATCAAGGATGGTGTGAAAAATAGTAACGAACGACTTGAATTTCTGGGCGATGCGGTGCTTGGCTCCGTGGTTGCCGAGCTCTTATTTAAGCTTTACCCGTATA
Coding sequences within it:
- the pyk gene encoding pyruvate kinase, translated to MNKIQKRTKIVATLGPASSDKTILTNLIAKGVDVCRLNFSHGSQEDHLKVIKTIQEINNEHPFNVGILADLQGPKIRIGKMKEGGAVLINGSEVEITTEELIGDENRIYITYENFPNDVKEGEIILLDDGKLQLRVLNTNYKDTVKCEVVHGGVLTSRKGVNLPNTKVSIPSLTEEDLDNLNFALDNGADWIAMSFVRSAEDIYQCKEIIKEKGSHALVIAKVEKPEAIDNIDAIIEATDAVMVARGDLGVEMPMEEVPGLQKMIVQKCRDLSKPVIIATQMLESMITTPRPTRAEVNDVANSVLDGADAVMLSGETSVGEFPEIVIETMAKIITHVEQTSYPYYNSKQSVRETTTRIPDAICGSSIHLAAHTNASAIAVMTSSGYTALEISSYRPDADIYVFTGNKKLLNLLSLVWGVRVFIYEKFESTDGTIQDVNTLLKENNLVSTGQIVINTSSTPLHEKGRTNTIRVSEVK
- a CDS encoding IPExxxVDY family protein, which produces MSITKKHLTLDLDFDLELDFVLVGVSSSLKDYRLCHFIYKHTGLAFVRGKEDYIDHKGYVKEREKDEMDYHIVFEKIKRKGVTKHYFTIYRYCDPNFEFEYYLINNRSIEGTSLVPELPNFDYFLIIKHYIDPEDLRALLEDLKSINEVMLTKELDPTSLKSKENLIF
- a CDS encoding acyl carrier protein → MSDIASRVKAIIVEKLGVDENEVTPEASFTNDLGADSLDTVELIMEFEKEFNVAIPDDQAENISTVGQAISYLEKNVNN
- the fabF gene encoding beta-ketoacyl-ACP synthase II, translated to MELKRVVVTGLGALTPLGNTVSAYWDGLINGVSGAAPITHFDASKFKTQFACEVKGFDPHDFMDRKEARKVDPFVQYAIASTDEAVKDAELEFEKLDTNRIGVIWGSGIGGLKTFLDEVANYAKGDGTPRFNPFFIPKMLVDIAPGHISMRHGLRGPNFSAVSACASSTNAMIDAFNYIRMGMADVIITGGSEATINEAGIGGFNAMHALSTRNDDPTTASRPFDKDRDGFVSGEGSGAIILESLEHALARGAKIYAEVAGGGMSADAYHITASHPEGLGAKLAMTKAIADANFTYADIDYINVHGTSTPVGDISETKAIIDLFGEQAYKLNISSTKSMTGHLLGAAGAIESIASILSVKNDIVPPTINHFTDDPQIDNNLNFTFNTAQKRTVNAALSNTFGFGGHNASIIVKKYHA